The following proteins are encoded in a genomic region of Oceanisphaera profunda:
- a CDS encoding sigma-54-dependent transcriptional regulator produces MGDKRLNVLLVEDTASLAALYQAYLQDEPLSLTVVNNGQAAIEHIQQHAPDILLLDLILPDMPGMDILQWLHREKLNITTIVITAHGSVDVAVEAMRLGAHDFINKPIELERLKVTLHNTMKFRQLNQLLDSYRHDIEGEPFQGFIGASLPMQKVYRLIENAAPSSATVFITGESGTGKEVCAEALHERSGRPDGPFIALNCAAIPKDLMESELFGHIKGAFTGALQDRDGAVIRADGGTLFMDEICEMDLELQSKLLRFLQSGQIQPVGSSQQIQVDVRIICATNRDPLVEVEQGRFREDLYYRLHVIPINLPPLRERGADVLSIATALVRQAAREEGKSFVGLSEATKDRLQAYHWPGNVRQLQNVIRNAVVLHQGEWIELDMLPAPLDQPVAHNTAGEWVSQDTLPAPIVPLAVLERKAIERAISHCQGNVSRAAALLEVSPSTIYRKLQGWDNSHA; encoded by the coding sequence ATGGGTGATAAAAGGCTAAATGTATTACTGGTAGAGGATACGGCGTCGTTGGCTGCGCTTTACCAAGCCTATCTGCAAGATGAGCCGCTGTCGCTAACGGTGGTGAATAATGGCCAAGCGGCCATTGAGCATATTCAGCAGCATGCGCCGGATATTTTATTGCTGGATTTGATCCTGCCAGATATGCCGGGCATGGACATATTGCAATGGTTGCACCGCGAAAAATTAAATATCACCACCATAGTGATCACCGCTCATGGCTCGGTAGATGTGGCCGTAGAAGCGATGCGCTTGGGCGCCCATGATTTTATTAATAAACCGATCGAACTTGAGCGCTTGAAAGTCACCCTGCATAACACCATGAAGTTTCGCCAGCTCAATCAGCTGCTCGACAGCTATCGTCACGACATTGAAGGCGAACCGTTTCAAGGCTTTATTGGTGCTAGCTTGCCGATGCAAAAAGTCTATCGCTTGATTGAGAATGCGGCACCCAGCAGCGCGACCGTATTTATCACAGGTGAAAGTGGCACCGGTAAGGAAGTGTGCGCCGAAGCGCTGCACGAGCGTAGCGGTCGGCCGGATGGGCCTTTTATTGCCCTTAACTGCGCAGCCATTCCAAAAGATTTGATGGAAAGCGAGCTGTTTGGCCATATTAAAGGTGCCTTTACCGGCGCATTACAAGACCGTGACGGTGCTGTGATCCGCGCCGATGGCGGTACCTTGTTTATGGATGAAATTTGCGAAATGGACTTGGAGCTGCAAAGTAAATTATTGCGCTTCTTGCAATCGGGGCAAATTCAGCCGGTGGGCAGCTCTCAGCAGATCCAAGTGGATGTGCGCATTATTTGTGCCACCAACCGTGACCCCTTAGTAGAAGTGGAGCAAGGGCGGTTTCGTGAAGACTTGTATTATCGCCTGCACGTGATCCCCATTAACTTGCCACCATTGCGGGAGCGGGGTGCCGACGTATTGAGCATTGCCACGGCGTTAGTGCGCCAAGCCGCGCGCGAAGAGGGCAAGTCGTTTGTGGGCTTATCGGAAGCCACCAAAGACCGTTTGCAGGCGTATCATTGGCCGGGCAACGTGCGCCAATTGCAAAACGTGATCCGCAATGCGGTGGTGTTGCATCAAGGGGAATGGATAGAGCTGGACATGCTACCGGCACCACTAGACCAGCCCGTGGCCCACAATACCGCAGGTGAATGGGTGTCCCAAGATACCTTGCCCGCGCCCATAGTGCCGTTGGCCGTATTGGAACGTAAGGCGATAGAAAGAGCCATTAGCCATTGTCAGGGCAATGTGTCCCGAGCTGCAGCGCTGCTGGAAGTGAGTCCTTCTACTATCTACCGTAAGTTACAAGGCTGGGATAATAGCCATGCTTGA
- a CDS encoding Hpt domain-containing protein, translated as MLDWYSLQGQLPLLDDDHLSRMEQDLSAPVVARLLGLFLEDGRTQGEALRQAFIAQDVQKMARWCHSLTSACGSYGALRCQYLSEKLEQSCQQGDADLVAAQYTAWQAALDATLQILAAQLNETR; from the coding sequence ATGCTTGATTGGTATAGTCTGCAAGGTCAATTACCGCTGCTGGATGACGATCACCTAAGCCGCATGGAGCAAGATCTGAGCGCGCCTGTGGTGGCGCGCTTGCTGGGTTTGTTTCTTGAAGATGGCCGCACCCAAGGCGAAGCACTGCGCCAAGCCTTTATCGCACAAGATGTGCAGAAAATGGCGCGTTGGTGCCACAGCCTTACCTCGGCGTGCGGCAGTTATGGCGCCTTACGCTGCCAGTATCTAAGCGAAAAGTTAGAGCAAAGCTGCCAGCAGGGCGATGCGGATTTGGTGGCGGCGCAATATACGGCTTGGCAAGCGGCACTGGATGCTACTTTGCAGATCCTAGCTGCGCAGCTAAATGAGACGCGTTAG
- the moaA gene encoding GTP 3',8-cyclase MoaA: MLKLEDAFARKFQYLRLSITDVCNFKCQYCLPDGYKPEGRKSFLTVAEIARLTRAFAAMGTSKVRLTGGEPSLRKDFTQIIETVANTPGIEKVAMTTNGYRMAKFAKEWRQAGLTAINVSVDSLDPRMFHQITGQNRFHEVMAGIDAAVEAGFTQVKVNAVLMRGLNDGDLGQFLGWIKHNPIQLRFIELMKTGEMDELFDRHHVRGAVIKAQLLQQGWQQKIRAFNDGPAEVFCHPDYQGEIGLIMPYSKDFCASCNRLRVSSLGKLHLCLFGDYGVDLRDLLTDDSQIASLQQRLSDALVDKKATHFLHEGHSGMTPNLASIGG; encoded by the coding sequence ATGTTGAAATTAGAAGATGCGTTCGCGCGCAAGTTTCAGTATCTGCGATTATCGATCACGGATGTCTGTAACTTTAAATGTCAGTATTGTTTGCCCGATGGTTATAAACCGGAGGGCCGAAAATCCTTCCTCACTGTGGCAGAAATTGCCCGTCTTACCCGTGCTTTTGCCGCTATGGGCACCAGCAAGGTGCGCCTCACTGGCGGTGAGCCCTCATTACGCAAAGATTTTACTCAGATTATCGAAACCGTTGCCAATACCCCAGGTATTGAAAAAGTGGCCATGACCACCAACGGTTATCGTATGGCCAAATTTGCGAAAGAGTGGCGCCAAGCGGGGCTAACTGCCATCAACGTCAGCGTGGACAGCTTAGATCCGCGCATGTTTCACCAGATCACCGGTCAAAATCGCTTTCATGAAGTAATGGCCGGCATAGATGCCGCCGTGGAGGCGGGATTTACTCAAGTGAAGGTGAATGCCGTGCTGATGCGCGGCCTCAATGACGGCGATTTAGGCCAGTTTTTGGGCTGGATCAAACACAATCCCATTCAATTACGCTTTATTGAGTTGATGAAAACCGGCGAGATGGACGAGCTGTTTGACCGCCATCACGTGCGCGGTGCTGTGATCAAAGCACAACTACTGCAACAAGGTTGGCAGCAAAAAATAAGGGCCTTTAACGATGGCCCCGCTGAGGTGTTTTGTCATCCGGATTATCAAGGCGAAATCGGCCTGATCATGCCTTATAGCAAAGACTTTTGTGCCAGCTGCAATCGGTTAAGGGTTTCGTCGTTAGGCAAGCTACACCTGTGCTTATTTGGTGACTACGGCGTGGACTTGCGTGACTTGCTGACAGACGACAGCCAAATTGCCAGCTTGCAACAGCGCTTGAGTGACGCCTTAGTCGATAAAAAAGCCACCCACTTTCTGCACGAAGGCCACAGCGGCATGACGCCAAACTTGGCGTCGATTGGGGGGTAA
- the moaB gene encoding molybdenum cofactor biosynthesis protein B translates to MSHADLAFVPLKIAVLTVSDTRDESTDTSGQYLVQAITEAGHQLADKAILKDDKYQLRARVSSWIASSEVQVVLITGGTGFTGRDTTPEAIAPLLDSQIDGFGELFRHLTYQELGTSTVQSRALGGLANRTAIFCLPGSTGACRTGWTGILAEQLDSRHKPCNFVQHLIEVE, encoded by the coding sequence ATGAGTCATGCCGACTTGGCCTTTGTGCCGCTAAAAATTGCCGTGTTAACCGTATCGGATACCCGTGATGAAAGCACAGATACCTCGGGCCAGTATTTGGTGCAGGCCATTACAGAAGCGGGTCATCAGTTGGCCGATAAAGCCATTCTCAAAGACGATAAATATCAGCTGCGCGCGCGCGTATCCAGCTGGATAGCCAGCTCAGAAGTACAAGTGGTGTTGATCACCGGCGGCACCGGCTTTACCGGTCGCGACACCACGCCTGAGGCGATAGCGCCGTTACTTGATAGCCAGATTGATGGCTTTGGTGAATTGTTTCGTCACCTCACCTATCAAGAGCTGGGCACTTCCACCGTACAAAGCCGTGCCTTGGGCGGCTTGGCCAATCGTACCGCCATTTTTTGCCTGCCAGGCTCTACCGGTGCTTGCCGTACTGGCTGGACCGGCATTTTAGCCGAGCAGTTGGACTCCCGTCATAAACCCTGCAACTTTGTGCAGCACCTTATTGAAGTAGAGTAA
- the moaC gene encoding cyclic pyranopterin monophosphate synthase MoaC: protein MSEISSELTHINASGEANMVDVSDKAVTVREARAEAWVLMAEETLALIVNGQHHKGDVFATARIAGIMAAKKTAELIPLCHPLALSKVEVQLTPNAERGGVHIQSYCKLAGQTGVEMEALTAASIAALTIYDMCKAVQKDMIIDGVRLLEKRGGKSGDFNA, encoded by the coding sequence ATGAGTGAAATTAGTAGCGAATTAACGCACATTAATGCCTCAGGCGAGGCCAATATGGTGGATGTGAGCGACAAGGCGGTAACCGTGCGTGAAGCCCGTGCCGAAGCTTGGGTCTTGATGGCAGAGGAAACGTTAGCCTTGATCGTGAATGGTCAGCACCATAAAGGCGATGTGTTTGCCACCGCGCGCATTGCCGGCATTATGGCGGCCAAAAAAACCGCCGAGCTTATTCCGCTTTGTCATCCGCTAGCCTTGTCTAAGGTTGAAGTGCAGCTCACCCCTAATGCCGAACGCGGCGGCGTGCACATTCAAAGCTATTGCAAGTTAGCCGGTCAAACTGGTGTAGAAATGGAAGCACTCACCGCCGCCTCTATCGCGGCCTTGACCATTTATGACATGTGCAAGGCGGTGCAAAAAGACATGATTATCGATGGCGTTCGCCTGTTAGAAAAGCGCGGCGGCAAGTCAGGAGATTTTAACGCATGA
- the moaD gene encoding molybdopterin synthase sulfur carrier subunit, translating to MSIQVLFFAKIREQLGQEQITVAEDFATVEALRLHLTAQGEPWTSALAVNKLLVGVNHTIVPLSSAIKAGDEVAFFPPVTGG from the coding sequence ATGAGTATTCAGGTATTATTTTTTGCCAAAATACGCGAGCAATTAGGCCAAGAGCAAATCACGGTGGCGGAAGACTTTGCGACTGTGGAAGCACTGCGTCTGCATTTAACGGCCCAAGGTGAGCCTTGGACCAGTGCCCTGGCGGTGAATAAGCTATTGGTGGGCGTTAATCACACCATAGTGCCGCTGAGCAGCGCCATTAAAGCCGGAGACGAAGTCGCCTTTTTCCCGCCGGTCACTGGGGGCTAA
- the moaE gene encoding molybdopterin synthase catalytic subunit MoaE, with product MSQTQVQVQTQVQVQTADFDMAAEYAALSESHQTGAVVTFVGKVREMNEGARVSGLTLEHYPGMTEKALQGIVEQAQARWPLLGCKVIHRVGALALGEQIVFVGVASQHRDAAFAACQFMMDYLKTQAPFWKKEQTTQGAVWVEAKDSDTQAAKIWD from the coding sequence ATGAGCCAGACTCAAGTTCAGGTGCAAACTCAAGTTCAGGTGCAAACCGCAGACTTTGATATGGCCGCGGAATACGCTGCCTTAAGTGAGTCGCATCAAACCGGTGCCGTAGTGACCTTTGTCGGTAAGGTGCGTGAGATGAACGAGGGCGCGCGGGTGAGCGGCTTGACGCTGGAGCATTATCCGGGCATGACCGAAAAGGCGCTGCAGGGCATTGTTGAACAAGCCCAAGCGCGCTGGCCATTATTAGGCTGCAAAGTTATCCACCGCGTAGGAGCGTTAGCGCTGGGCGAGCAAATTGTGTTTGTCGGCGTGGCCAGCCAACACAGGGACGCCGCCTTCGCTGCTTGCCAGTTCATGATGGATTACTTAAAAACCCAAGCGCCATTTTGGAAAAAAGAACAAACCACCCAAGGTGCTGTTTGGGTTGAAGCCAAAGACAGCGATACCCAAGCTGCAAAAATTTGGGATTAA
- a CDS encoding MetQ/NlpA family ABC transporter substrate-binding protein, producing the protein MSSSLFRGSLLAFALAAFSGSVLAIDADKKEIVIGTTVGDFADMVTESVKPYLEQQGYKVKLVEFTDYVMPNIALAEGSIDVNCFQHQPYLESFITDRKLELSPITQVPTGPMGVYAGKQQALEQVKSGSTVAIPNDPSNQARALLMLADLGWITLKADIDPLKASEFDIAENNKGIKLLMLEAAQLPRARADVDFAVINGNYAASSGIAFTDGLFLERSYDFINWVVVRSADQDAPFVQDVINAYNSTAFKDYAVKRFEGYKYPESWKP; encoded by the coding sequence ATGTCTTCATCTCTATTTCGTGGTTCGCTATTGGCGTTTGCCTTGGCGGCATTTTCTGGATCTGTGCTGGCGATTGATGCGGACAAAAAAGAAATTGTGATTGGCACCACAGTGGGCGATTTTGCCGATATGGTCACCGAGTCGGTAAAGCCTTATTTAGAACAGCAAGGTTATAAAGTGAAGCTGGTGGAGTTTACCGACTATGTGATGCCCAATATTGCCTTGGCCGAAGGCTCCATAGATGTGAACTGCTTTCAGCACCAGCCTTACCTTGAGAGCTTTATTACAGACCGCAAGCTGGAGTTAAGCCCTATAACTCAAGTGCCCACTGGGCCCATGGGTGTGTACGCTGGAAAGCAGCAAGCACTTGAGCAAGTAAAGTCTGGCAGTACAGTGGCTATTCCCAACGACCCCAGTAATCAGGCCCGCGCGCTGTTAATGCTGGCAGATCTAGGTTGGATCACTTTAAAGGCCGACATTGACCCGTTAAAGGCCAGCGAATTTGATATTGCCGAAAATAATAAAGGCATTAAGTTGCTGATGTTGGAAGCGGCACAGCTGCCGCGAGCCCGCGCTGACGTGGATTTTGCGGTGATCAATGGTAACTATGCGGCCTCAAGCGGCATTGCCTTCACCGACGGCCTATTTTTAGAGCGCAGTTATGACTTTATTAACTGGGTAGTGGTGCGCAGCGCTGACCAAGACGCGCCCTTTGTACAAGACGTAATTAACGCCTATAACTCCACGGCTTTTAAAGACTACGCAGTTAAGCGCTTCGAGGGCTATAAATACCCTGAATCTTGGAAACCTTAG
- a CDS encoding alpha/beta fold hydrolase, whose translation MTVHYKNWQFTHHGRQLAVMEWGPADGVPVVALHGWLDNAASFSLLAENLPELRIIALDFAGHGFSDHLSGGQSYYSWDHVADVYALLDELKLKQVSLLGHSLGAGVATLLAGAFPERISQLFLIDGLVPLTYPVEELPQLMAKAVRRGARLSSRRLKPYASFEQAVAARVNSRWPVSESAAIALLERGLQQTEQGWVWRSDMALTQPSLLRMCESQLQAFVQQLSMPVLLVMAERGEELVLIEPMLEQVSDLTLHTLKGSHHLHLEAEPAKLISELMRERLTAMLNEGRKKDHL comes from the coding sequence GTGACTGTTCATTATAAAAATTGGCAGTTTACTCATCATGGCCGCCAATTAGCGGTGATGGAGTGGGGGCCAGCAGATGGGGTGCCGGTAGTGGCATTACACGGTTGGCTGGATAATGCGGCCAGCTTTAGCTTGCTTGCTGAGAATTTACCTGAACTTCGCATTATCGCCTTAGATTTTGCGGGGCACGGTTTTTCCGATCACTTGAGCGGCGGCCAGAGTTACTACAGCTGGGATCATGTGGCAGATGTGTATGCGCTGCTGGATGAACTAAAGCTTAAACAAGTGTCCTTGCTCGGTCATTCATTGGGTGCCGGCGTGGCGACCCTGTTAGCCGGTGCCTTTCCTGAGCGCATTAGTCAGCTGTTTTTAATTGATGGTTTAGTGCCCTTAACCTATCCCGTTGAAGAATTGCCGCAATTAATGGCCAAAGCCGTGCGTCGCGGTGCGCGCTTAAGTTCGCGACGTCTTAAGCCTTATGCCAGCTTTGAGCAAGCGGTGGCGGCACGGGTGAACAGCCGTTGGCCGGTAAGTGAAAGTGCCGCCATCGCATTATTGGAGCGCGGTTTACAGCAAACAGAGCAGGGCTGGGTGTGGCGTTCCGATATGGCGCTAACGCAACCGTCTTTACTGCGCATGTGTGAGTCGCAATTACAGGCATTTGTACAGCAACTGAGTATGCCGGTATTGTTGGTGATGGCCGAGCGCGGCGAAGAGTTGGTACTGATTGAACCCATGCTAGAACAGGTGTCTGATTTAACTTTGCACACATTAAAGGGCAGTCATCATCTGCATTTAGAAGCCGAGCCCGCCAAGTTGATTAGCGAGTTAATGCGCGAGCGGCTAACTGCAATGTTGAATGAAGGGCGAAAAAAAGATCACTTGTAG
- a CDS encoding DUF1289 domain-containing protein, translating into MEQLEFFDVPSPCISVCQVNNRGYCKGCFRSRDERFNWLKFSAGQKREVIRLCQDRKRRVLAAARKKQLELAFDDEQTPPQESLPL; encoded by the coding sequence ATGGAACAACTGGAGTTCTTTGACGTCCCTAGCCCCTGTATTAGTGTGTGTCAGGTGAATAATAGAGGCTATTGCAAAGGCTGCTTTCGCAGCCGAGATGAGCGCTTTAATTGGCTAAAATTTAGTGCGGGCCAAAAGCGTGAAGTGATCCGCTTATGCCAAGACCGCAAACGACGCGTGCTGGCGGCGGCCCGTAAAAAACAGCTGGAGCTGGCGTTTGACGACGAACAAACCCCACCACAAGAGTCACTGCCGCTTTAA
- the ald gene encoding alanine dehydrogenase → MFIGVPREIKNHEYRVGLTPGGVKELVLDGHQVWVECGAGAGIGLADAEYVTAGAKLVADAREIYAKCDLIIKVKEPQSHECQQLRAGQVLFTYLHLAPDLAQTQSLLASGCTAIAYETVTDHKGGLPLLAPMSEVAGRMAIQAGAHCLEKAQGGRGVLLGGVPGVSPARVLVLGGGVVGVNAARMAMGLGADVTLVDSSLTRLKELDALYGPNLKTLYSTVDNIERELSRSELVIGAVLIPGAAAPKLVTKQMLALMPKGAVMVDVAIDQGGCFETSRVTTHQDPTYVVDGVVHYCVANMPGAVAYTSTFALTNATLPYVKALANLGWQQALRQDAHLAQGLNVHQGLVICPAVAEAHHLDLTPLQMVLAAG, encoded by the coding sequence ATGTTCATCGGGGTTCCACGAGAAATTAAAAATCATGAATATCGGGTAGGACTCACACCCGGTGGCGTAAAAGAGTTGGTGCTCGATGGGCATCAGGTATGGGTGGAGTGCGGTGCTGGCGCAGGCATTGGCTTAGCGGATGCAGAGTATGTCACTGCGGGGGCCAAGCTGGTGGCAGATGCCCGTGAGATTTACGCCAAATGCGACTTGATCATCAAGGTTAAAGAGCCCCAGTCTCACGAATGCCAACAACTGAGAGCCGGGCAGGTATTGTTTACTTACCTACATTTGGCGCCAGATTTAGCGCAAACTCAGAGCTTACTGGCCTCAGGTTGCACGGCCATTGCTTATGAAACGGTGACTGACCATAAAGGCGGGTTACCTTTATTAGCGCCGATGAGCGAAGTGGCGGGGCGTATGGCTATTCAAGCGGGTGCCCATTGTCTGGAAAAAGCCCAAGGCGGGCGTGGTGTCTTGCTCGGTGGCGTGCCCGGTGTATCTCCGGCGCGGGTATTAGTGCTGGGCGGCGGTGTAGTTGGCGTGAACGCGGCGCGGATGGCCATGGGCTTAGGGGCAGATGTGACCTTAGTAGACTCGTCACTGACGCGCTTAAAAGAATTGGATGCCCTTTATGGGCCCAATCTTAAAACCTTGTATTCGACCGTGGATAACATAGAGCGTGAGTTATCACGCAGCGAGCTGGTGATTGGCGCTGTGTTGATCCCCGGTGCTGCCGCACCAAAGTTAGTGACCAAGCAGATGCTGGCATTAATGCCAAAAGGCGCGGTTATGGTGGATGTGGCCATCGACCAAGGTGGCTGTTTTGAAACCAGTCGCGTAACCACCCATCAAGACCCCACCTATGTTGTGGACGGCGTGGTGCATTATTGTGTGGCGAATATGCCAGGCGCCGTGGCGTATACGTCTACCTTTGCGCTGACTAACGCCACCTTACCTTACGTTAAGGCCTTGGCTAATTTGGGTTGGCAACAAGCCTTGCGCCAAGATGCGCACTTGGCTCAAGGGCTAAATGTACATCAAGGCTTAGTGATTTGTCCTGCAGTTGCTGAGGCGCATCATTTAGACCTTACCCCGTTACAAATGGTATTGGCGGCGGGATAG
- a CDS encoding M15 family metallopeptidase — MEANSLLGLNDDHVVALNEPGHRLHPDAKVAFMAMQAAAAQAGFNLQPASSYRNFERQLAIWNAKYDGLRPVLDASSQPLDTLSLTASQRIAAILHWSALPGTSRHHWGSDVDVYDPTLLPANTKLALEPWEYEADGYFYPLSRWLKTNMARFGFYLPFAEANGGVAIEPWHLSYRPVAEMCAGQLTPALVAEALSGQQISGKAHILKQLDDIFIRFISHATIDKPIIPHTNIAATKE; from the coding sequence ATGGAAGCCAATAGCCTACTGGGATTAAATGACGACCATGTGGTGGCGTTAAACGAGCCAGGCCATAGGTTACATCCTGACGCCAAAGTCGCCTTTATGGCCATGCAAGCGGCGGCGGCACAGGCGGGCTTTAATTTGCAGCCCGCTTCTAGCTATCGCAACTTTGAGCGGCAACTGGCCATTTGGAATGCGAAATATGACGGCCTTCGCCCAGTATTAGACGCCAGCAGCCAGCCGCTCGACACTTTAAGCTTAACGGCCAGCCAGCGCATTGCGGCCATTTTGCATTGGAGCGCCCTGCCCGGCACCAGCCGCCACCATTGGGGCAGTGATGTGGATGTATACGATCCTACTTTATTGCCTGCCAATACCAAGCTGGCCCTTGAACCTTGGGAGTATGAAGCGGACGGTTATTTTTATCCGCTCAGCCGGTGGTTAAAGACAAATATGGCGCGCTTTGGCTTTTATCTGCCTTTTGCCGAAGCCAATGGCGGCGTGGCCATTGAGCCTTGGCACTTGAGTTATCGCCCGGTGGCCGAGATGTGTGCCGGTCAGCTAACGCCTGCTCTCGTCGCTGAGGCGCTAAGTGGTCAGCAAATTAGCGGAAAAGCACATATCCTTAAGCAACTGGACGATATTTTTATCCGTTTTATTAGCCACGCTACTATTGATAAACCTATTATTCCCCACACTAATATTGCCGCTACCAAGGAGTAA
- a CDS encoding ArsC family reductase, translating into MTIKLYGIKNCDTIKKARKWLAEREIAYQFVDHRSDGLDPAQLKEWLAQLGWEAVLNKRGTTYRALTEQQKANLNPETAFELLLAQPAMIKRPLLQVNDQLYLGFNDALYRELFAQ; encoded by the coding sequence TTGACCATCAAGCTCTATGGTATTAAAAATTGTGACACCATCAAAAAAGCCCGTAAATGGTTAGCTGAACGCGAGATTGCCTACCAATTTGTCGATCATCGCAGTGATGGTTTAGACCCAGCACAGCTTAAAGAATGGCTCGCCCAATTAGGCTGGGAAGCGGTACTCAATAAAAGAGGCACCACTTATCGCGCCTTAACCGAACAGCAAAAAGCGAACTTAAATCCCGAGACTGCCTTCGAGTTACTGTTGGCTCAGCCAGCCATGATCAAGCGCCCGTTGTTGCAAGTAAACGACCAGCTTTATCTGGGGTTTAATGACGCCTTATACCGTGAGCTATTTGCGCAGTAA
- a CDS encoding GGDEF domain-containing protein, translating to MELKEYWSDHYHSRDFRLIRIGFVAVRFRWLVTLLIIGIAGWVAVDWWVLDAAHFKLLWKVRLITGAMLTPLLPLSYLCKLNRRWMVLSLFALLSILLFFNAVSLWSFRDVATIPAGYVAFPYFLLALLAVLPLPIRSGLRVVVFILAAVLGTDYWLDSHTLDNGQLIDRVWLLLCFSLAMLWVQSGQLRMLLDLYRESTRDPLTRLMNRRLFMQQLNAVRQENKAGQSFTLILFDLDKFKRINDQHGHLMGDEVLVSVSTTLVDIFGSDALIARYGGEEFVVLLPNTALEQGARQAETLRLAVESQPIENPLDETEVLVTLSGGVVSGDKNSDVTQLIQWADEALYKAKSQGRNCVIAHSPHILAEL from the coding sequence TTGGAACTGAAAGAATACTGGAGTGATCATTATCACTCTCGGGATTTTAGACTCATCCGGATTGGATTTGTGGCGGTACGCTTTCGCTGGCTGGTCACCTTACTGATTATAGGTATCGCCGGTTGGGTTGCCGTGGATTGGTGGGTATTGGACGCGGCGCATTTTAAGCTGTTGTGGAAGGTGCGCCTGATCACCGGAGCTATGCTCACGCCCTTATTGCCGCTCAGTTATTTGTGCAAACTCAATCGACGTTGGATGGTGCTGTCGCTGTTTGCGCTACTGAGTATTTTGCTGTTCTTTAATGCCGTGAGCTTATGGAGCTTTCGCGATGTGGCCACTATTCCTGCAGGCTACGTCGCTTTTCCGTATTTTCTATTGGCACTATTAGCAGTATTGCCGTTGCCGATTCGCTCCGGCTTACGGGTGGTGGTGTTTATTTTGGCGGCGGTATTGGGCACCGACTACTGGCTCGACTCCCATACCTTGGATAACGGCCAGCTGATAGACAGAGTCTGGCTGCTGTTGTGCTTTAGCTTGGCCATGTTGTGGGTACAAAGCGGGCAGCTGCGCATGTTGCTCGACTTATATCGCGAGTCGACTCGCGATCCGTTAACGCGGTTGATGAACCGGCGGTTATTTATGCAGCAATTAAATGCGGTGCGCCAAGAGAATAAAGCCGGCCAGAGCTTTACCTTAATTTTATTTGATCTCGATAAATTTAAGCGCATCAATGACCAGCATGGGCATTTGATGGGCGATGAAGTACTGGTTAGCGTGTCCACCACCTTAGTCGATATTTTTGGATCCGATGCGCTGATTGCCCGCTACGGCGGCGAAGAATTTGTGGTGTTATTGCCTAATACGGCGCTCGAGCAAGGGGCTCGCCAAGCGGAAACCCTGCGTTTAGCCGTGGAGTCTCAGCCTATCGAAAACCCCTTGGATGAAACCGAGGTGCTGGTGACCTTGAGTGGCGGCGTGGTGAGTGGCGATAAAAATAGCGATGTGACCCAGTTAATTCAATGGGCGGATGAGGCGTTATATAAAGCAAAAAGCCAAGGGCGTAACTGTGTGATAGCACATTCGCCGCACATTTTAGCTGAACTTTAG